The genomic interval ATAGCTAAATTGTCTTACACCACCCTCTTGGCCATCGCGTAGAGCAGAGTTCTTTCTCCAAGTCATGCGCTGCCAAGAAGGGAGCTGGCCTGATCGCTGCCCTTCGAAGAACAACAAGCTCTTGCTCAGCGCGAGCTTGTAATCGTGCTTTTGCTCCCATCCAACCGATGCCGTTGACATCAACAACAACACACCACAAACAACAACGCAAATCCTCTCCATCgacattttcttttcctttcaagTCAATTCTTTGTCATCTTAATTAATCGGTATTTTATAGACACAGATGATCTTAATAGGATAGTGGTTCATGACACCATTGTTCAACATTCTCACTTGCCAAATAAGGCAATAAATTTCCTtaagaagtatatatatatatatatatatatatatatataactatgcATGATATGATCTAATCAACGAAATATTGAATTGATTCGTAATAGTTTATTCCATTTAATTTGGAAAGAAACCATCCTTACAATAATACATGTCTAATTTTGTGAACATTTGAAAATATATAGAGGAAAGTAAGTAGGGGAAATGACTCTAGAGGAACTCCTCTTTGGTTGACTAAAATAAATATGCTATTAGCGACAGATTTAGTGACACACGTTTAATTTCTTTCTCTAGCTATATAGAGACAGATTTATTAATTATCGTTGCTATTAGTGACAGACTTAAAATATCCGTTGCTACTAATAATGGGTTGATGATAAATTCCATTTTTTTTTGCTGCTACTAATATCCGTTGCTACCAATTGGTAGGTATTGCAACTGATATTATTGCAATGGATTTAGTAGGTGCtttattttacattcatattatgaATTGGGTTCTGTCTTTAATAATTGATTGATTAGATTCTCACTTAGCGGGACTTTGCCAAAAAGTAAAGTCCAGCCAATTCTTATTATTGTAAGATATAAGAAAATAAGTAATATATATATCCGTCTGTGACTGGAACGCCTAGATCAAATCTGATTTTGGGGCCCCAATTGATAAACAGTTTGTTTAAACTGGGGGAAGCTAATAAAATTTTGTCTTTTTATTCGAGAGTTGGgctatcactacaagaaaaaaaaatagtattattGACGGAATTATCGACGAACTTTTGTTTTCGTCAGTATATTTAGGCTTTCTGATAGAATTAACTTGTTCCGTTGATAATGGTTGAAAATTACCAATGGCTATACTCTTTCTGTCATAAATGGTTGTCGGATAAAGCATAATGTTAGGGTTGTACTGACGGAATTGATATTCCATCAGTAATTCTCAAGACTTCCAACGGATTTTATATTCCGTCGATAACAGAAATATCGACGGAATTGATATTTCATGGGTAACTTTGAGAATTACCTACGGAATTGAGTTATTCCATCGGTAACCTTGAGAATTACCGATGGAATATCAATTCCATCGGTAATGTCTATTAGATCTAGGGCACACGGCCAAACCTTTTCCCTTCATGCACGCGGCCTTCTCCTCCGATCTCTTGAGCTTTGGTGATTCGGTAAGTTTCCCCTCTTCCCATCTCTTCCCGACGACAGCGGAGACTAGCTGTCGATACAGCACGCCGCTCCGCCGCCACAGCACGCCAGCTGCGTGCTGTGCCGGCCGCTAGAATGCGGCTGGCTATCGTTGCCTGCATGTGCATGGCGGCCGCTGCCAGCACGCGCTTGGCGGGTGTGCCCTCTGCCAGCATGCGGCTGGCGGCTATGCCCGTCGCTAGCGCGTAGCTATGCCCTCCGCTAGCACGTAGCTGTGCCCTCCGCTAGCATGCGGCTAGCGGCCACCAACACGCGATTGCCTTATTTACAACGGCTTATTTTGTTGAATTTATCATAGCATGTCATTTTTTCTATTAATTTTAGctaaattttatttctattgcAGTATACTGTATTTGCTACTCTTCTTCAGtcagactatatatatatatatatatatatatatatatatatatataggtataATTTACATGGTTGATTTTAGATGTAGGTTAAATTTAATATCTTGATATATAAGATGATATAGTCATATCGTGATTTTAGTTTTGGTAGATACTACATGTTCAATATACGAAAAAATAATCTAAGTTTCTTTTGGTCTACTAAGTTAAATGTTCAATAGAAAGTGAACGTTATGTTTGATCTAACCTATTATGTTGTGTTTGAAACTACTCACATTATATTATGTTTGATTACTTTatttaaggttaaattaaattgtaCAAGTTTAATAGTGTTTTAAATTGTATTCCTATTAGGTGACAATATCTATGAATAAAATAtagatgtacaatcgattagaaaaatGATTTATTAGAGATAATTTTATTGTTGAAGTAAAATAATTTGTCCAGAATATATGAATGATGTCGAGTTACGATGTCCATGCaatcataaaaaaattatcaaaatagaatttttcgtgatgaggatactgtgaaagtacatatatgtagaaatgattttgtACAAAATTACTACAATTTGTACTGTCACGGAGAGTCTTATTTGTATGAATCAATTGAGtcttctggtgatttttcatttgaCAAAACTTTTATTGTGCCTGAATTAATAATTTTTACTATGTCTGAATCATCAACTTATGATCTATCAAatcatgataattaattttttttttgagatttgttcaattataaattaaatttttttatcatatataattcatgcaaaatatatttattatattttgataatttactaaactaatatttaaattttgtattgtTATATGTTTCAGAAGTTCACGTCTTGATTATCATTTACTCATATTACCTATCCAGGTATCAAAACTTATTTAGTTATATATGCAAcatttttagttatatataaatataatataaatctATCATATTTACCATTCTACATGATTTTCTATTCTAATTTGAGATATAATTGTACTTTTTGGATTATGAATAGATgttgtaatttttttatattattttgtttgTAAGAATGGTTCTATTATGTATATGGATGGATATGGATTTTCTATTGCTATTTTAGATACTATTTGGATTGTGAAATTTAATTGTGGATTGTGAATAacatttatatatatgaaaatatCATCATTTATTATGACTCTTTAGGTATAAAAATTGTATACATGTTTGGCCTAAATAGGAAGATAATCtatgaattttttttctatttatgtcAGAATACCGATGAAATTATTATTCCGTTAGTAATCTTCGACGAAATACTCAATTCTGTCGGTAATTCCATTTAGTGATTATCGACGGGATAATTAATTCCATCGATAATCACCAACGGAATGTGTCATTCCGTCGATGATCCTCGACGGAAAAAATTCCGTCAGCAACTGCTAAAACAATTAGCATTGAATTAAGTTACGGGTACTGACAAAATATATTATTCCGTTGATAAATCTATCGATGGAATATATTTTTCAGTTGATAAATTTATCAATGGAATATCTGTTCTGTCGATAATATTACTAATGAATACATGAATCCATTGGAATATACTTTTTCGACGAATTTTACACTAACACATTATTTGCCATCGTAATTCCATCGGTACACGTCTTCGTCGACGGAATTATGACGGAATAAGTTGTCGGTAATGCTTCTTTTTTTGTAGTGTATAGTGTTCgagctaaaaaaaaattaaaataaataaaattttaggtGCTTACAgtgtataaaatttaaaatataatgttTATGGTTTAGGATTCAAAGATGACATACTGAAATATTGAGGCTGGATCACTTCCAGATGAGCATCagtctctctctatatataatagTAATTATATAATATAGAAATGGGAAGGAAgcacaaattttaattttatttatttattttacaagTTTGCATTTGTCACTAATTTTTGGTAACTCAAATTAACTTCTTTTTCTCCCTTTCACTTAGGAATATTCTTTTGGTTAGTATATACGGGAATGCACCCATAATTATATATAACTAAATTATTTTGGGAGTGTCATTTAATTTTGTTATACGTGGTATTTATTAACTTATATGCTTgcctaaattaattttttgaaggatataaaaaaaataaatttggttTATTAATTCATTAGTTTAGTTTCGATTGCataattagttaaattattgGTCTCGATTGAACTtacacaaaaaattaaaatccaacATAACCGTTAATGTTCAAAAAATGTTATAGAATACTTTGCATAATCTACgagaagaaatatatatttatgtttcTTTCAAAGAAACATCATTTTTACTATGAATGAACTTGATATATTATAAAAATACGTCAAAAAATTGTCAACCATGGTTTGAATATTATTGTGCATTTTCATTCATTTGGTCGACAGAATATCCATTGTGTATCAATGATGAAATTGTTATCTTGACAGCCCTTTTAGGGTAGCTCCTTACTATTTAGAAGGGAGATAAATTACGGAGATTTTACCTACTAACAACAACACATATAAGGAGGAGTTGAGGCAACCAGCATTCCATACTTGCTATAAATCAACTTCAGACCTATATGAATTAACTATGTCAATCCACGGGGGCACAAGTGAAAAGAGGTTGAAGGAGTTAATAACCATGATGCCTCGGCGCACCAGAGCTTTGCTCCAACGGTAAAATGAACCATCTTGATGTAGCAGAGAGAACATCTGAAAACTATGTGAACAAGAGGAAGGAGAGGTTCTAATGAAGACATGCACTGCCCATGAAGGGATGCTCATTATTGTTGAATCAATGAGCAGCTATCCTTAGCTTTGATCCTCTTGTGGTGAGATCTTCTACTCATGATGGCTTATTAGACCTGAGAATGTGATCCAAGGTTTGGATCCATAATAATGTCTTCTTTATCTTTAATTTTCTGGGTTGATTTATGGAATTAGTAGAGTTGCAACACAATGATCAAGGGTTCGACATGGTAGTTCTGTTTAAGTTTAAATCTTAATCCCTGTGTTAGTGTGTTTTTGAACTTTTAGGATCTTAATGATTTCTTCTAGATACTACAAATATTCTCCTTTTATACATTCTTTAcatgatttattatttttaataaatttttcaaacaaaacTAAATAGGtttatctaaaaattaaattgaCGATAtctaaactattatttttttattataccttctaaaaatataataaaaaattattgaatatGTCAACACTCTTTCTAAAATTGATGAATCAAACCTTTTTAGTCTCAGCTTAAATACAAAACTTGGAGAGCACGTGATCagatattctttttttttatttgtctctgtgatcaatcaagtcagtTGGGTTGGCTTATTTTCAATGGCGCAGCTAGGAATTTATGTCTGCCTGAGATAAAAACTTCTAATGCcaaataaccaaaaaatatcccTGGGTTATCCTACACAAATAGTTGGGTTTGTCTATCTATTTATCTAGCTAGTTAGTCGGTTTGTTTGGTCTTTTTGTGTGGTATGTATGTCTTGGTTTGTTCTGGGTTTTATTCTATTCTAAATTCTAATTTTCAATGGAATCAGAGCTATAGTTGTTTCATCGTATGCTATGACAATAAAGTTAGGATTTTTCAACGATTTATTAAAGTTTTTATACAAGAATAGGTTTTGCTAACATAAAACAATATTAGatcatcaaaaatcaaaagaaaaccTAGAATAAGCTTGGTTTTCCAAGTTTTTCATGTTTTTCACAAAGAACATGATGAACAATGATAACCACCACTATTTTCATGGAAAATTGTCATGTTTGATCCATTTTTAAGTCAAATCATCATGGATCAATCGATTGCCATGGTCTGGCAATTGACTGCAAGCCTAAAGTAGCGAATAGATCAACGGGAATCAATTAGTCGGTTCAATCCATTGATACCAATTGATTGCTTTAATTCAGCAATCCATTGGCACAACTGGATCGAACACAGGATCGATTTTGATCGATTAGCACGATTGACTATAGCTACCAATAGATTGGCCATTTTTGCTAATCAATTGATAGCCTTGAAGTCatacacaaaaccaattttaaTCGATCTGCCAAATCGATAGTcgacaccaatcgattggtgatttTCACTAATTAATTCATGGCCTTGAAGTCGAACACAGAATCAATTTAAATCAATTAGCCGAATCGACTCCTAATTGAGGCAATCAATTGCTCATTTTCAACAATCAATTGTCAATTCTAAAGTTAAGCACAAAAGGCTCTTGGATTTACTAGCGAATCGATTGGCGATCACCAATTGATTGCTAGGAATCAACAATTGATTGCTCAGTATGATGTTGAATATAGAAGGTTCTGTGATCGATTAGCGGGAACGATTGATGATACTAATCGATTGACACACACCATCAATTGATTGATGGTCGTAAAGTTGGATGCAATAGGCTTTCAAGTCGATTGGTGTAATCGATTGGTTGTTGTCAATCGATTGCCATATAATATCTATAGATTGATAAGCCTAAACTTGAGCTATTAAGATTAATCAAATGATTGTCTATTTGAGTAAGCTTCCTAGGAATTTCTTGGGTCTATCTACATACGTGCTACTAAATTGAACTATTGTGTAAGTTCAAAGGAAGATATTTTATGTAGGTTTTGTACATTTTGTGTAGGTAGATGTATATTTATACTGAAAGTAATTGACCTAATTGAAAGTTACTTTTAGGCTAGATATATGTTTAAGGCTAGCTTATGACTAAAGAACAAAACATTTCTCTATTTGTTCAAATCATACACAGAATATGCCAGTGTAGTGTCTGAAATCGCTTATTTCATTAATGatatttattggattaaattataatttaataagaatttagatttatttaattaagaggatttattggattaattacaatttaattagatttcaaatttatttaattaaggttatttattagattaattatatttaattagaaTTCATATTTAATTAAGAAAGTTATTAGTTTAAATATATAGATTTAGTTAATTAGTTAGCTTACATTTATGGAATTTAATTTGATCAACTTTATTAAGAAAATTATTggatataaatattaattttatactcaaatatatatttttatagccatacaaaataatattaattaaataaaaataagaaaaaaatatataagattaatatattatatatataacgtgtaacatgtaaaatatatttaataactaATAAACTACAATGAATGCTAGTTAATTTAGTTAATTGGTTGCTATAATTATAAATAAtcatctcttttcttcttgtaaatcatccacaaggATAAGGGTGACGTTCAAAACCGCATATCAGAGTGACATTCAAAACTGCATATCATAATGCGTCAGTTTTGGCAATTATAGtaagtttttttaattagttatcAAATTAAACCGAAAATAACAAATCACACACTAAATCGTTGCTAATTGGATACTATAAATAATCACCTCTTCTCTTCTATAAATCATCCACAAGGAGAAGAGTTGTAAGGAACTAAAACACTAAACATGCAGAAAGCATAGCGaaaaataattagttcatttccagaagatccatgtgaagtaaaatcatatactaaatttTGTtaaagggagttatacctttggtgtGTGAACACGAACTCCCAATAGCTTAGATCTCAGCATGATCATGTGTTCGTGCCTCTTTTGGTATCCACACAAATAACCCTTCCACCCATCTCACGAACTCACGAAgtggagaaaaaaaaacaactaaaGGTTGTGCTAGTAACCTCTTTAGAAGTTTCAGCCAaggtagaggaagaagaagaagagcaagaacacaaaATCTCCTTATGAAAATGAATCAAACCCCCTTTTGTAGTCATTCATAAaattgccttaatgtcaattgccttaattgatattaatatttgtcttcatccaatgcattttcaattcaaaattgaccactCTTCATCAAATGCATGATTAATTCTAAATTGAACCCTCCTCTTCCATAATGAATTTAGATTCATCACATCACTCAataagtctaactcattaatcatcatcaATCCGAAttgactcaataagtctaattcaaattggactcaatccaatagttggatcaaattgagtctaacttgaattagacttaatccaataatccatcatatgaactcatctctaaatcaatttgttctttgtgtgtgacccaatatgttTTGGTAACATTGGCAAtatctctaaaactattttagatacataaacaatgagtgacatctaacaaGGCATCATTGTTACTCAAGCGGCGAGAATATCGAGATCCAACTTAACCTTTCTGtgtttattatcttgtatgactcaatctttctatcctttatatctagattgatcaatgagacataaatcatgttatcctcttatcaatctttgtgtttatCGATATTTAAGtcgacacactcaatcaaataagctcaatatcgtatattgactcatttaagtatggtcatgcattcttgtatcctactaatcaaggagcCCACAGATATCgattccatcatatggaagggatagatctcatatacatcattcacatccctccgcataacttattgtatatccagtgatcaactttattgtcCATCTTGTTACAAGTGATATTTgccaataccaaagtacacaactctttatatggaaccgtagtgacttcaagtctaaggattattcatactaatagtcactatgagaatatttatgatactcatataacaatccatgaaacatttTCATGGTGGGGCATTCAGTTCatattctataatatatatacatatgttgacctgatatctcatatccataacttgtaagattaagtcatccgttgacctacatgttagtctcaacgcattaatattgtccttatatattaatacttaactaggaatagttaagagtagcgtTTTATATATCCACAATATCCACTATTAatttaaccaattgatatgttgtagactaaAACCTTATAttttaggacattattatacttattcattcaacactaaattgaagtaaatataataaccaactttatttttttattaataactaAAATATGATACAAGAGTACCcttatcaatcatctcataattagacTAGAACTAATACTAACAAGAGTGGCATTCAATTATTGCACCAAtgacctccatctttttcttctttctctttgttTCTTTTGTCTTGTCCACCGGAGGGGCGACCTGCAATGAAGAGCTTAAAGTTAACATTGTTCATGTTGAAGTTTAATCGGATGTTTCCACCTATGATTCTGGAGACTACTACACCTTCCTTCTGGCCAGAACATTAGagatccaagaagatgatgcgACATTGTGGGTTATACACTCCTACTAGAATGTTATGACCGACTTCTTGATGAGGCTGAGGGAGAAGGATGTGGCGGCTATGTCGAAGGTCGATTGGTTCATGCGCGCTGTTTTAAGCTTGGTTTACCATCCATTGACCACCCACACGCCCTTATTTTTAGTACTGCACCATGACACTCACAGCGTGTGGAACGTGACCAACATGAGGGAAGGCATCATCATAGGCGCCCTCAACTCTAGCATCACCCTGACCACCCTTCGTATAGTGACCATGGCATGCCGCCTCCTCCAGCCAAGTGGAAGGGTCGTTGCGACTTCGGGAATACATCATTGTCGGCTGTGCAGTTCTATAACAATAAGCTCATCAACGCTCGGTCCTTCGTTAATGGATTGACCAATTCACCTATTGATAATGACGACCACGGCACTCACGTCTAGCATCGCCGCTAGCGCATTCATGAAGCACACTAATGTGTACGGTCTAGCTAGGAGACTAGCGATCGGAGTGTCCCCCTTTGCGCATATCGCCATTTACAAGGTTTGCTCGAATGATGAGTGTTAGGGGCACGAGATACTCGCTGGGATGGACGTTGTAGTGGAAGACGGTGTCGACGTGCACTTAGTCTCGCCCGGTGGTGACCCTGGTCTGTTCTACCTTGACCTAGTTGCGATCATCGGTTTTAACGCCATGCGCAAGGGAGTCTTCATTATCTACTCGGTCGACAACTCGGGGTCGTTTAATTCCACCATATCCAATGACGCGTCGTGGTTAATTACTCACAGTGGCGGCCATCACTATGGACAATGAGTTCTTAGCCACCATAAAGCTCGACAACAGCAATGAGTTCCACGGCGAGAACATCTACCAGCCACAGGGATTCTCATCGAAGAAGTATCCTTTCATGTTCCTTGGTGGCGCTTCCACCTTATGTCTCAATGGTTCCCTTAACGATATCGACATGAAGGGAAAGATTGTGCTCTATGACCATGGCATCAACGAGCGGATCAAGAAGGGGGAAATCGTCAAGCAAGCCGATGGCGCCGGCATAGTGCTTATCAATGCACCAAAAGACGGTTATAGCATTATTGCCGATCACCACGCATTGCCGGCGTTGCACATTCCCTACGCCTTTAGACCTAAGATCAAGGCTTACATCAACTCATCCACGTCCTCCCAACGACCACCATCATCTTCAAAGGCACCATTACCCATGTGCCCCACTCTCCGGCAATAACTTCCTTCTTTTCCCATGGGCTTTGCCAAAATACAGCGGGGATCCTCAAGTCTAACATCACCGGCTCTGGTGTCAGCGTCCTTGCCGCTTGGAACACACAGAAATTCAACGTTATCTCTGGCACCTCCATGTCCTGCCCCATCTCTCCAGCATCGCCACCCTCATCAAGAAAGTCCATCCCGATTGGTCGCCCACAACTATCAAATCCACCATAATGATGACGACCTACGTAAAAGATAACACCAACAAGCCCATCTCTAACGAGAGGAACCTTCCAACCGACCTCATCGCGGTGGGAGCCAACCACGTCATGCCTCTAAATGTCCTTGACCCAGAACTCATCTATGACATCTCTCCAATGGACTATTATCCATACTATGCGGCCTTTGTCTACAATGTCTCTGATGTGAGGTTCATCATCCACCAGAAAATCAATTGCTCGTCGATCAAGAGCATCCCAGAAGGAGAGCTCAACTATCTTTCCACCATCGCCCGATTGTCGGCAAATAAGGCAAGGGCAGTGACCTTCACGAGGACCGTGGCCAACATCGGTGAGGTAGCAGAAACTTATTACGCAAAGTTGGGCGTGCCAGAGTGGTTTCTGCACATGTAGTTCCGAGAAGCTTAACCTTCAAGAAGGTTAACAAAAAGAAGAGTTTCAGGATCAGTTTCAAGTGAAGGAGTGATTATGGGGCGTTGTCATCGACTGTCGAAGGGCAATTGAGGTGTGTTTCCCGGTGAGGATTGTGGTTAGAAGTCAATAACTATCATTTGGGAGTGATGATGATATATATAAAGCAAAGGAAGCTTCTTATATAACTATTAATTATCATATTCGTATCTGCATCTTAATGTATGAATATTGCATGGACAAGTATTTAtccctttttttcttttaaaaaatttaaattataatccATGTCTGTTTTATTTGTAATTATTtcttataatattaaaataattttacaatatcTCTTGGCCCACTTGAATAATGGGTCATCTAATTTACAATTTGAGCTACTTATTTTAGTTTAACATTCTCACTCTTAGAAATTGTTGCCCAATCTATCTGATCTACTATTGTGGgtctaattgatttcatctttcATCCATGCTTTGTCACTTTAAATGGTTGAATCACATAGCATATTTGGCTCGTATCTCAATGTATTTAGTTGACTCAAGTGGGGAAATACATTTTGATATATTTGTCTCATATCTTATTTGCACAACTACCTAGGTATTACGAAAAACACCTACAATTAATGATCTGAATTTTAACGACCAGGTATTATTTTAGACGCAACTTAGCGACGTAAATCATAGTTTATAGAATCGCGATCCTACATagaatcgatttagggtcaggatcggatcggtcaggatcggatcggtcaggatcggatcgtagaatcgtacgatcctaccaaaaattcttaaaatcttatcatacatgattaataataagaaaaaatgcttaaaaaactcatttacatataaatagataactaattttgcatatatatgcaatcatttacactcaacaccttagattacattactacatgtacaaatttaaattaactagtaatttaactactattctcacatagtaataatatttatattttcatatcataaaatgaaagaatataaaatttttattaacacaataataataacacattcaacgtcaaaaatatttccttggtttataaGATGATCCAATT from Zingiber officinale cultivar Zhangliang chromosome 6B, Zo_v1.1, whole genome shotgun sequence carries:
- the LOC121991304 gene encoding subtilisin-like protease 4; its protein translation is MDNEFLATIKLDNSNEFHGENIYQPQGFSSKKYPFMFLGGASTLCLNGSLNDIDMKGKIVLYDHGINERIKKGEIVKQADGAGIVLINAPKDGYSIIADHHALPALHIPYAFRPKIKAYINSSTSSQRPPSSSKAPLPMCPTLRIATLIKKVHPDWSPTTIKSTIMMTTYVKDNTNKPISNERNLPTDLIAVGANHVMPLNVLDPELIYDISPMDYYPYYAAFVYNVSDVRFIIHQKINCSSIKSIPEGELNYLSTIARLSANKARAVTFTRTVANIGEVAETYYAKLGVPEWFLHM